TTATGGCTTATAATCGTTGTTTAATTTCAAAACCTGAGCGTAAGTTATATTTGAAAACATGTTTGATCACTAAAGAAATCAGAGGAGCACTAACCATGGTGCATTGACTTTTGCTTAATATTATTTCAACTCAAAATGATTTGCTACaccttttattttcaaaaatttacataacaaattttcaaaacacacacacaaatagAGAAACTGTGCACCATTGGTATTTAATATCCTGTACTATTGGTGTACCTATAAAATTTAGAACAATCCATGCCATCCGTTTTAGGATAACTGTACACGATACATCATTATATATTCATATGGTAAGGAATCGCAAAATTACAATATTATAATCTTGAGAGGTCATAATCAGGAAAAAAACCGTCACCCACACATTGACAACACCAAAACACATACCCGAGAGAAGGCTAACACCAAACCGACTATCACTAGACCAACAAAGTACCTACAACCGAGATCGCTCAAAACCTATCCCTAACACTGACACCAAATCTCACCGGAAGATGTTTTTGGTATAATGGTTCTTTTggagctgtttttttttgtatatACATGGGAAAGGGAGAAATGAGAGGATGACGACTGTGCTTTTAAGATAGTAATAATGTAACAGCCAAGTATGCCGACCAACTTCGAAAAAGTTtaaacaaaatttttaaaacttgTTGTAAAATTTATCCAGTTTCTCGGTTTTTCACGATTTTTTTGGGGCCATCCTGCCTACCTGCCGGCCCAAAATCCTTCACTCCTCCAGACTTTGCAAAACCTCCCCACACAAAAGAACCAGAGAGAAGAGGCGGGAAGCGAAGCCGCAGCCCGCCActcgcctccgccctccgcgcgcgcgAACCCctccctcggcggcggcgacgaccaaggcggcggcggcggcagcggcgcaagagGACGCGGTAGCCCGATGGCGCCGCTCGTGCCGTCCTCGCAGCCATGGGTGGAGAAATAGTAAGCGCCGccctctcttcccctcccccacACCATTTTCCTCCCTCAATTTGTCGATAAGCCCTCATGGATTGCCCTAGTTGCGACTGACTGACCCCGCTGCTCATCCTCCTCCCGTTCGCAGCCGGCCGAGGCAGGTGAAGGATGTCGCGCACCAGGAGGAGGTGGTCCGGGTGCTCACCACCACCCTCCAGACCGCCGACGTGAGCCGCGGGCTAAACCCTagctctgtttcttttttttttctcttgtgaCCCCCTGGGAGGTTTCTGATTTGTGATCTGGTCCCTTTGCAGCTTCCGCACATGCTGTTCTACGGCCCGCCTGGCACCGGGAAGACCACCACCGCGCTTGCCATTGCTTACCAGCTCTACGGGTAACTCAATTCTTGTTGGCAACTgtttacttgaatttttctcTTTATGAGAATCTTGTTTTGGTTCGGTTGAAATTGGCTTATCTTAGTAATCTTGGAAGAGGTGGTAATTCTCAATGCAATGGGAGCATTAGATAGGCTGCGCTGGGGGTGAATCACTTAACTTTTGAGACATTAGAATTGATAACCTTCATTATCTTGGgtattttgtttattttggcAAATATTGGTATACATCTTTGTAGGCAGGCGTTCCAAAAGTGGGTACAATTAGTTTGATGACATGGTTGATCCTAGTCCTGCATATTACAATACTAATCGGACCACTGGATCAATGTGTTTGAATGATGTATGGTGAAATGGTAGTTCAAGTTTAAAATTTGGATTGTTGAAATGTTGAGATCTGTTATAATTTTGTTCACTCATCAGCCATTTTCATTGTTTCTGGGCTAGGTAATTTATTCTTGCATCTCTCACAGGCCCCTTTTTTCTTGTTGAGTTGTTACCACTTCACTTGCTTGATTAGAATCTCACTTGCTTGATTAGAATCTATTCGATGTGTGTAATGGTTCATGTCTTACCAATGATAATTGGAGGCGGTCAGATGTATGGAGGGAAATCTAGAGAATCAAAATTTTCATGTGGAATAGCACATATGAATTAAGGGAAAAAATAATACTGAAACAGTTTGTTAGGAGGAAATTTGATTAGATTGAGTAGTAGCGAagtttattctctttttttttcaactgatAATGAGCACTATAGTGATTGAGATTATCTGTCTGCCAATTTTGCTCTTCTAATATGGTGGTTACTTCCTAAATTCATTTGCAAGAAAAACCCCATTCTAATCATGACTACTAAATAATGAAATAACATTAAGAGGATATGTTTTCTGCAAATAGTGCAAGGTTGTTCTCAGTAAGTTTGGGACTCATGATAGTTTTTTCGTACTATTTGGATGATGCAGTCCAGAGCTCTACAAGTCAAGAGTTCTAGAACTTAATGCTAGTGATGATCGTGGAATTAATGTGGTGAGGACTAAGATCAAGGActttgctgctgttgctgttggtTCTGCACGAAAAGGGTAATTTAACCAAAACTAGGGACCTTTCAGTTTCCATCTGTAGTTGCATTCTTGACTAGTTTGTTTTTGCGATGGCCTTCAGCGGTTATCCCTGCCCACCATACAAGATTATTATACTAGATGAAGCAGATTCGATGACAGAAGATGCCCAGGTATAGACAACAGGCAGAACGCTAAAAGCCTTGTTGCTGCAGAACCGTGCGTTGATGATGTCTTATATCTGTCTGTAGAATGCTTTAAGGCGTACTATGGAGACTTACTCCAAAGTGACAAGATTCTTTTTCATATGCAATTACATCAGCAGGTATTAGTttgtttctccttttttcccccTGTGGATCTTTATTTGAGTTTATGTAATTCATTATCCTAATGTGTAATACAGGATAATAGAACCACTTGCATCAAGATGTGCAAAGTTTAGATTCAAGCCTCTTTCAGAAGAAGTAATGAGCAATCGCATTTTGCATATATGCAATGAAGAAGGGCTCAGTCTTGATGCTCAGGTAACTGTACTGCATTCACTTCAAAATCTAAATCTACATTTAAATATCCGCATTTTTGCTAacactctttttatttttcataatagGCATTGGCTACACTAAGCACCATCTCTAATGGTGACCTCCGCCGTGCTATAACCTATCTTCAGGTATGGTTTATCTAGTTTGGCGTTTGCATTATGTGGTTTATTTATATTAATCTTAATTTAATAtaccttttgttttttgttgCAGAGCGCTGCTCGCTTATTTGgatcttctatttcttctacTGACTTGATTAGTGTTTCAGGGGTACATTACCACTCATTTCTGTTCCCTTGCAAATGCCTAAACTTACATGTGTCATTTATTTTGCTATTCTATGTTTGAGTCTGTACAAAGTCACGCTTACTTGATGACATTGTTTTCCTGAAAGTAGCAAAGTGGATTTTGCACCATTTTGTTAACAAGATCCTGTGCACGTGGTGATCAAATTGTTTAATTGAGAGAAATTCGGTGTACTTGTAACCTGGAAAAACTTCTCTCATGTCATGATAAATTTTAGTGTGCAAGTAGTTTGTGATTGGTATAAGTAGTCCAGGGAACCTTATTTTATGGGAGGTTAAATTATTTTGCTCATCTTGTTTGTCCATATGTCAGGCTATCCCTGAAGACGTTGTCAAGTCATTGCTTGCATCTTGCAAATCTGGTGAATTTGATGTGGCAAACAAGGAAGTCAATAATATTATTGCAGATGGATACCCCGTTTCACAGTTGATCTCACAGGTCATCTCTATTTAATTTAAATCTAGATATGTGCTGTTTTCACCTTGTCATTTGCTAACCTAACTACTCCGTGCAGTTTCTAGATGTGATAGTTAATGCCGATGATATTCCAGATGAGCAGAAGGCAAGAATATGTAAAAAGCTTGGGGAAGCAGATAAGGTTTGTCCTACTGGGTTTCTCTTCTGTTTTTGTTATTCTTTCCTACTCCCTTCGCCTCCTTATGAAAGTGGTTTATGTGGACAATTATATATGACAAACATAGAAATAAATCTTGCTTTGGGACCGAGGGAGTAGATGCTTGTTCCACTATATCTATAGATTTACTTTACCGAACAAGTCTTTGTAAGATCCTTCTTGTCATCATGAGGTGAATGTTTGTGACTAAAAACTTAGAAGGCAACATTGTATACAATGTACCATAGATGATTGTAATGAAGGATTGAATTTTCTGTTTCTATGTTTGTCATATATTCCACATACTGAAGTTCAAATAAAACTGCTAACTTATATGTGGAACAGTTCCAGCAATTTTATGTGTACATCATTAAAAGCATACACTTAATATGATAGCTCTGAAGTATTGTTGCTCCATCCCAATTTTCTCATTCCATTTCTTTTGGAATATGTAGTGCTTGGTCGATGGAGCGGATGAGTATTTACAGCTTTTGGATGTGGCTAGTGAGACTATCCGTGCTCTTTTTGACATGCCACAAACGCTGGTCTTCTAAGAGAACATGGATTGGAAAGATGACGCAGGTGGCCATTTCTGCGAGGGATATCTTCTGTCTCCTTTCCAAGTTTAGGTTCTGGGGGAAGCTCATTTTCTCGACAGACTGTTGTGCCTTTTTTATGTTTGTGATGGGGATTAAATAGTGTGAACTCCACCCTTGTAACCAACTGAATTGTGCACCAGTGTGTCCATGGAAAGAATGGTTTTCGGCCTGTCATCTTGTACATCATGCATCATTTTCTTGTTCTGCTTATGGTTTGATGGAAGCTTGCATTGGCATTTCCCGGCTCTTAATTCCACTCAGTTTGATGTCCTCTTTTGTTAACTATTTTACAACGGCATAGTCCTCTTTTGTGAAAGACTGAAGTTGATATTGTGTTTTGTGGTAACCATTGATCAAGAATTTATAGAAGCAAAAGTTAATCCATGAAAAAGATCAGACTGTCCGACTGCAAGCAGATAACTGCATAGTTTCATCTCGAGCGCTGCTACACTTCTTTTACAAAACTCTTGCGAACAAACAATCATGTCAACCATTTTGATTTAAATAAATAGTAATAGAAAATATAGATGTACACACAGTATGAAACACACTGTTAATACAAGTTTAGTAAGATAAAATTTAGTACatatagactttttttttcgtcAGCTCTTCCCAAATTAGATATAATTGAATTTGCTTGGCTAGTGCAGTTCGTTGCAGGTTGTAATGGCCGCACAATTGTTCTCTATGCTGTTTATTATGGGTCCCCGAATCCTTTTTGCCTCTTTACACTAATTAATGCATGCTAAACTGGGTCTACCAACGAAAATTATGTTTATCCTCGGttggggaaaaaaattacacattAAGATATTTATATAGCTTTTAAGAAaccataaaacatgtgtaaCACCAATGAGACATTATATAGCATTTACTATTTTAATATGTGGATGAGAGATAAAGAATTGAACGTACCCTAAATGCCTAGATGGACAAGCCCGCTCATGATAATGTATGATGCACGAGACTTTGGTCATGCAATGGCATTGATATGTGGAATCTCACACATATCAGTAACACTGATGATTCGGATAACAGATCTTACATATGACTTTATTTGACCATTGAATTAGCGTAGACTCCAGTAGTAGCAAGTCAATAGACTGACTAGCTAAATGTACTAACTATTCCCTATTCCATTTGACTGTTCAATCGGCGTACGCTCCATTAGCGATTTAGCGGTAAGTTAATAGTCCAACAAGTTAAGTGCACTCACTACTGCGGAGAAAAAAAACCTTGAAATTAGCCTATCAATAttttctaaaagtaatttacttTGATCAAATAAGGATTTATTTATCTTTACTTCAAACATTTTTCTAATCAAAATTTAACAAGACCTCCTTATAATTGATTCCGACAATTTCATCTTTCCAACTATGTCTTGTTCGACTATAAATGTCAGGTTAACACTACCGCTTTAGAAAGATATAATACCATAATTCACCTTCATAAGTAGCGTGTTGATGCGTTGAACCAATGATATCACGTTATCTTTTACATGTTTATTTTGAAAAACACACATAGATTCACATTCATGCTTTATTTAACTACACGAGAgttaaacaaataaataaactaAATGAATTCGTACCTTAGGACTAAAAAATAATAGAAgaacataaataaataataaagtgGTGGACACCCCTACCATTTATATAAAATTACCTAATTCTCCACCGACTGCGACTACTACTACCTCCACCCTCTTCTCTAATGATTTGCCTCGCTTGAACCTTACACCTTAGTTGATCATCCCCTCTTTGTGATCGGTGATAGTCTCTACCCCATCTAATCTAGCCTATCGCTCTTGTGTTCTCGGTGTGTACTTGGTCCATCAGTCTCTTCAGATCTATCGCCGGTGGTGccacctccttcctccccctttTGCCACATCGCAGGTGCAACCATCACTTCAGAATCCAGATTTATCCTTTGGGATTTAGATCCCcaaatctcctcctcctcctaatcTATTCTAAATTAACTCTAATTCGAGTATTCAACCGACATCAACGCTTCGTGACAGTCAGAACATGAGGTCATAGGTTTAACTGTCTGACTTCTCTATTTTTAacattttcttaatttttagaaaatgtaactttttttctcagatatattttattttttcagaaaatgcttttaaataatttttaacaTTTCCGCGTTTGAATAATCCAGTAACCAAAGCTTGAATGATTTGATTGGATAGCAAAAGCCGAAAAAGTGGGAAGAAATTCGAACCGCGGCTGCTCAACGCCCTTCCTCACTCGCTTCGCACGTGCCTCCCTCGCCGGCAACACTCCaagctcccccaccgccgccgccgccgccgccgccgcctcctccgccaccggcgccggcgacgatgccTCCTCGCAAGGCCACCTCCTCCGCAGGTACGTGCCCCCCCTCCTCGCCTCGCACTTCCCCCTCGCGGGGACCTCCTCCCGCGCTGACGCTGGCGGCCAAAACCCTACCTCCCCTGTAGATGCTCGGGCCAAGTGGCGGAAGCGGAAGCGCAACGCGAACACCTCCGCGGCCGACCACTCCGACGACTCCGACTCCgcggtggctgcggcggcgaacgacgacaacgacgacgacgacgcggcgctcCACGCGGCCACCGCGGCCGCCAACGGGGGAGGCGGAACCCTAGGCGGGGGCGATGACGACCCCGTGGTGGACCTCCGCGAGGCCGAGGTGCACCCCACGGCGATCGAGCGCGTCTCCGCCTTCCCGCCCGCGTTCCGCCGCGTGGTCAACCGGCTCCACCCCTCCGTGCTCGCCGTCATGGCggcggagcgcgccgccgccgcggctggtgctggtgctggcggcggcggcgcggccgtccCCGCGCTCGAGAACATCTCTCACGGGCAGCTCCAGGTGCTCTCGTCCGTGCTCCCTGACCACCCGTCCTTGTCCAACGACCCCGACAAGCCGTCCTCCTACGTCTGCACCCCTCCTCTACTCATGGAGTGCCGCGGCGTGGCCAAGCAGTTCGATGGCAAATTGCTCATGGTACCCAAGCATTCAGGTTTGTTTCCTTGAATCGAAGAGCTCCTGAAATGTGCCATACTAGTTGAGCTGAACACTAAATTGACTTAAGCTGTGTGGTATGGGTTGATTTGGAAATCGTAGATTGGTTCTTGCCAATGACGGTGCACAGGTTGGAGAGGCAAGTGCTGCCGCAGTTCTTCTCAGGGAAGTCCCCGGGGCACACGCCAGAGAAATACATTATGTTGAGGAATAGGGTAATTACAACGTATCTGGAGCGTCCTGCGAGGAGGCTTGCATTTTCTGAGTGCCAAGGGCTTGTCACAAGCACGCCTGAATTGTATGACCTGAGTAGAATTGTTAGGTTTTTGGACGCTTGGGGGATTATTAATTACCTTGCGGCTGGGTCTGTTCAACGGGGCTTGAGGATGGCAGCAACACTAATCAGAGAGGAGCCAACAGGGGAGCTGCATCTCATGTCTGCTCCATTGAAATCAATTGATGGTTTAATTTTGTTTGATCGACCAAAATGCAGTGTCCGGGCAGAGGATATTGCTTCTGGGGCATCACTTTCATCTTCTCCAGGGATGGAAAATGGTGATGCTGGTTTTGATGAGAAGACATTGTTGGAGAGATTGTCTGAGAGCTTTTGTAGTTTCTGCGCACAACCTTTGCCTAGCTTGCACTACGAGTCACAAAAGGAGGTGTGTATAATTCTGACTGCCAATTAGATATTTATCATTCTTCAAATGTTGAATACACAAGCCAGTAATAATATTTGGTGGAATTAGATTATATTTGACACCATTAGATGGAGTAATTTGATCTTAAGAACAATCAGAGTCCAATTGAACTAATAAGGAGTTTTGTATCTTCTATGTATGTGCACTGGACAACTATTGTAAAATGGATGGTGTATTGTCTAGTGTGCGAAACTGCATTTTTGTAGCAGATCCATTTAAGATATTGATGTGCATATGCAGTGTTCTAAAAGTCACCGATAGGCGCTAGATAACTGCAGTGATTAGGTATTAGGATGGTGCATTAGGCTAACCTGTCTTCAGGGCTCTTGTTCTGCTATTTTAGTGTTCTACTACCTCTGTTCTCAAATAGATGACGTTCTAGAATGTGTGTAATCAAACCTCGATATCGTGTATCATTAATAAGATATTAGGATTTTATATGTGAATTGTATTAACAGATTTGTCCTGAAAAACACTTTCATATagttatttctaataatttttataaatcTAAAGTTAAGAAAAGTTAATGATGAGACATGTGCATTGGATATTGTGTCGATGTCCAAATTGTAAAGTAAAATAATAATGGAGGTAGTATTGCCTATCTTCTTTTGTAATATGCCTGATAATTGCTTAGAATTCTCTAGTTAGGCTGGTCCTAGTTGCCACCCCTGTTGACCCTCTTGCACAAAGTGCCTTCTTGAATCATGTGCATCTTCATGGATATCTATATCTCTTGCGTATTTAGTAATTTTATTCTGCTTTCTCTTGAGAAATCCCTTTCTTTCTGAAAGAAGCTTGTAAAGGTGTTTCAGGCTTTCCTTTTAACTGACTAAGCAGGCAGACATTGCTCTTTGCTCGGATTGCTTCCACGATGCAAGATTTGTTACTGGGCACTCAAGCTTAGATTTTCAGAGAGTGGATGGGAAGAAAGATGGACTGGACAATGATGGGGACAGCTGGACTGATCAGGAAACATTTCTGTTATTGGAGGGCATAGACAAATACAAAGAAAACTGGAATGCTGTTGCGGAGCATGTTGGAACAAAGTCGAAAATACAATGTCTTCACCATTTTCTTCGTCTTCCAGTAGAAGATGGATTGTTAGAGAATATTAAAGTACCAGAAGCATCCTTTTCATCGAAAGTACAAAACAATGGTTTTTTGCATTCAAATTCCAATGGCAGTACTTCAGGTTTATTCATTGTTTCTTTACTGAAAAACTTAACATTTTTTTGTGTTGGATATCAGTTTTGGTTGATGCAAAATGCTTCTGGCTCCGTTTTTAAATTGCCACAATTGTTTGCCTTAGGAAGCTTGCCTCAAAGCGGCGAAGCTGGAGACCTTCCTTTCATTAACACTGCTAATCCTGTCATGTCACTGGTGAGTGACTGCAGACTATGTTGTTTATTATGTCATTGCACTGCTCAATTCAAATTTGGGTGCTGAAACCATTATGCTCCATTGCAATATCAGTCATCTTCACTGCTTTTATACAGCCCACTTTTAGTGATATACATAGTTTCTTGCCATTGACCGAATTCTCAAATTAAAAAACACCTGATGTAAGACAGCTGGGATTTATTGTATAGGCAAACCACAGCTTTAGTTGCAAAGCCATGGGCATTTTATTATTTAATATCTCGTGCAGACCATCATTTAGAACTAACATGATAGCTTGCGGCATGGGACAAGACAtggaaacataatatctaggtgGAACTTAGTAGATAGGTAGAAAACTATGATAGTAATCTCCCACATACTGGATCATTCTCCCCAGATCTTGTCAGTTTATTGTAGATCTCTATTATGTCTCTGGCCTTACTGTTCAGAGATGATTTGCAGATTGCATTTTTGGCCTCTTCATTAGGACCAAGAGTTGCGGCATCCTGTGCAAGTGAAGCATTAATTGTTTTGACTGGAGGTGACTCCAGGTGAGCCACCTATGCTGTGTAAGGGAGGTTTAGGGATGAGATTAATGAACTCTTAGCTCCGACATGTTATACCAGTTCTATAACTGGAGTGTAAATTGTTCTACTTCGGGTCTTTACACTTACTTTTCACTTTATCTCACCTTGCTGGATTTCTCTTAACACAATAATGTTCATCAATTAAGGATCAGTTCAATTGGCAATGATGTTATGGGCCATGCTGCTCGACCGAACTGTGGTGACTACCTTATTCCTAAAATTAGTAATTCCGCATCCTTCAGTCTTTCTTTTCAAGATGTTACTCTAACATGCAGTTTTATTTTAATACAGATTCCTCATTGGCTGTCTCTTCAGAAAATGTTAGACATGCTGCAAGATGTGGCTTGTCGGCAGCAGCAACTAAGTGTAAACTTTTTGCGGATCAGGAGGAGCGTGAAATTCAGAGATTAAGTGCTACCATCATAAATCATCAGGTTTGTTGGAATACAGAAGTTCACATTCTGCAATTTGTTCTAATGGTAATGACAATCTAGTTAGCTTCATATTCTTTTGTGGCATTGTTTTTATTTGTATTAAACTAGCTGATTTGCCCGTGTGTTGCCACGGAATCAAAGGATTTGAACTAGGGAGCACAAAATTTTCACCGACATTGAGGGTCCGACACGTCAGTGATAGGGTGTTGTGGTGGTAGATTCACTACCACTACCACTACCACTACCACTACCACTACCACTACCACTACCAACATTTATAGTAGTATAGAGTacttccgtttcaggttataagactttctagcattactcacattcatatagatgttgatgaatctaggcacacatatatgtctagtttcattaacatatatatgaatgtgggcaatgctagaaagtcttataatatgaaaaggaGGAAGTATAGATGAAGCGTTATCAGTCCTTGCTCATTTCTTTTTGGACTTGAAGAAGCCTTGAAATCTGATTCTGAATGGAATTAGCTATAGTGCAGAAACAATATTATGCTAATTTGATAAAAACATGGATCACAACGGTCAGTTTGTGATTGGACGATGATAGTTCACAATCTACAGTGACATGTCAACAAACTGACCAAGCATTGAGAAACAAAAGAGGTTGTGACTTCTGAGCATAAAAGATAGTCACTGAGTAGCATCAACGCCCATTCGGCAAGTATTGGCTTTACCCAGTGggagagattttttttacaagTTTTGATGATTCTAGCTAATTTGGAGTGTGGATAAAACAGATCCTCCTGTGACAATAATTTTAATAAGTTTTCAGAAACTTAATTACCCAGGGTTAAAACTGGCTTTTAGTTAAAACCAGGAGGATCCAGCGGGGTTGAATGTTGATTTATCTTTGGAACCTTAACTAGCCTAGTAGCCTGTTTTAGTGTTAACCAACCACCTGGTAATTGACATCAGTTGTCCTCCAGGAGTTGGTTCCTAAATCTGATATGAAATTTATGCATGTGATGTGGGGGTTAATGACTGTCCAATATGTCATTTTCACTTGATTATGCCATACTGGCTGATATTTGATGTGGCTTTCATCATTTTCATTTGGACTCTTTGCTGTTATTTTTGTAATACTCATTTGCAGTTGAAGAGGCTGGAGTTGAAGTTGAAGCAATTTGCAGACATCGAGACCTACCTTTTGAGGGACAGTGAGCAGTCCGAGAGGATGAGGCAGGGGCTGCAAGCTCAGCGCATCCGGATGATGTCAGGGCTTCGGTTAGCTTCACCCAGAGGCAACACTATGGCCTCAAATCCATTGAGTCAAGCGAACATTCGACCGCCAGGAATACCGGGATCGATGCCCCAGGCCGGCACTCCAGCTTTCTACTCCAATAACATGCAGGTGCACCCACAGATGGCTTTCTTgcagcagcagatgcagcaacagcaacaaaaacagcagcaacagcagcagatgcagctgcagcagcaacagcagcagatgCAActacagcagcaacagcagcgacAGGCCTTcttgcagcagcaacagcagcagatgcaacagcagcagcagcagctgcagcaacagcagcagcggcagctgcAGATGCTCTCTTTCGGGGGTCGGTTGCCTCTGTCAGCGATGAACGCTCCCTCAACCTCGGCAGCGCCCAATGTCATGTTCGACAACCCTGACATGCCCGGTCCATCGAATCAAGGTTGAGACCGCCTTCTGGGAGCAATTTTAGAGTATAGGCTGAGTAGAGAGATTTCCAGACATCCTAGTTTCTTGATTTGTAGCTCTGATTCGTGTGATAGTTAACCATTGTAATTCAATTGCACAATCACAGGTAGAGTGGGGGTATTTTAGAATTTAGATGTTAGTTTTTCAACTGCCTCAAAAATCTCAATTGTTTGATAGCTTTTGATATTCCAGTGCCTAGCCTAAGTAAGGTTGCGTATAGAAATGGGGGCTCATCCTGAATCGAACAACTGTTTCTCCTGACTGCTACTGTAGAAGATACCTGTGCAAAGGTTACATTCTTGTGTATTCTTTAGCTGGTTACTGtggtttatattttgaaactttTGATGATATGCTAGTAAATAGTCATGTTCGTATGGAGATTCTTTGCGTCGCAAGTCACAACTGGTTTAAGGGAGGAGaagatagaaaaagaaaatccagaGCGATATGTTCCTTTCTTGCAACATGTTCAATGCAATAATACATCACTGATTGGATTCAGTGAGAAATGCAATAATGCAATTCTGATCAATTAGTAGGTTTCTCCCcactt
This genomic window from Oryza sativa Japonica Group chromosome 12, ASM3414082v1 contains:
- the LOC4351654 gene encoding replication factor C subunit 2 produces the protein MAPLVPSSQPWVEKYRPRQVKDVAHQEEVVRVLTTTLQTADLPHMLFYGPPGTGKTTTALAIAYQLYGPELYKSRVLELNASDDRGINVVRTKIKDFAAVAVGSARKGGYPCPPYKIIILDEADSMTEDAQNALRRTMETYSKVTRFFFICNYISRIIEPLASRCAKFRFKPLSEEVMSNRILHICNEEGLSLDAQALATLSTISNGDLRRAITYLQSAARLFGSSISSTDLISVSGAIPEDVVKSLLASCKSGEFDVANKEVNNIIADGYPVSQLISQFLDVIVNADDIPDEQKARICKKLGEADKCLVDGADEYLQLLDVASETIRALFDMPQTLVF
- the LOC9266524 gene encoding SWI/SNF complex subunit SWI3C homolog isoform X1; translated protein: MPPRKATSSADARAKWRKRKRNANTSAADHSDDSDSAVAAAANDDNDDDDAALHAATAAANGGGGTLGGGDDDPVVDLREAEVHPTAIERVSAFPPAFRRVVNRLHPSVLAVMAAERAAAAAGAGAGGGGAAVPALENISHGQLQVLSSVLPDHPSLSNDPDKPSSYVCTPPLLMECRGVAKQFDGKLLMVPKHSDWFLPMTVHRLERQVLPQFFSGKSPGHTPEKYIMLRNRVITTYLERPARRLAFSECQGLVTSTPELYDLSRIVRFLDAWGIINYLAAGSVQRGLRMAATLIREEPTGELHLMSAPLKSIDGLILFDRPKCSVRAEDIASGASLSSSPGMENGDAGFDEKTLLERLSESFCSFCAQPLPSLHYESQKEADIALCSDCFHDARFVTGHSSLDFQRVDGKKDGLDNDGDSWTDQETFLLLEGIDKYKENWNAVAEHVGTKSKIQCLHHFLRLPVEDGLLENIKVPEASFSSKVQNNGFLHSNSNGSTSGSLPQSGEAGDLPFINTANPVMSLIAFLASSLGPRVAASCASEALIVLTGGDSRISSIGNDVMGHAARPNCDSSLAVSSENVRHAARCGLSAAATKCKLFADQEEREIQRLSATIINHQLKRLELKLKQFADIETYLLRDSEQSERMRQGLQAQRIRMMSGLRLASPRGNTMASNPLSQANIRPPGIPGSMPQAGTPAFYSNNMQVHPQMAFLQQQMQQQQQKQQQQQQMQLQQQQQQMQLQQQQQRQAFLQQQQQQMQQQQQQLQQQQQRQLQMLSFGGRLPLSAMNAPSTSAAPNVMFDNPDMPGPSNQG
- the LOC9266524 gene encoding SWI/SNF complex subunit SWI3C homolog isoform X2 translates to MPPRKATSSADARAKWRKRKRNANTSAADHSDDSDSAVAAAANDDNDDDDAALHAATAAANGGGGTLGGGDDDPVVDLREAEVHPTAIERVSAFPPAFRRVVNRLHPSVLAVMAAERAAAAAGAGAGGGGAAVPALENISHGQLQVLSSVLPDHPSLSNDPDKPSSYVCTPPLLMECRGVAKQFDGKLLMVPKHSDWFLPMTVHRLERQVLPQFFSGKSPGHTPEKYIMLRNRVITTYLERPARRLAFSECQGLVTSTPELYDLSRIVRFLDAWGIINYLAAGSVQRGLRMAATLIREEPTGELHLMSAPLKSIDGLILFDRPKCSVRAEDIASGASLSSSPGMENGDAGFDEKTLLERLSESFCSFCAQPLPSLHYESQKEADIALCSDCFHDARFVTGHSSLDFQRVDGKKDGLDNDGDSWTDQETFLLLEGIDKYKENWNAVAEHVGTKSKIQCLHHFLRLPVEDGLLENIKVPEASFSSKVQNNGFLHSNSNGSTSGSLPQSGEAGDLPFINTANPVMSLIAFLASSLGPRVAASCASEALIVLTGGDSSSIGNDVMGHAARPNCDSSLAVSSENVRHAARCGLSAAATKCKLFADQEEREIQRLSATIINHQLKRLELKLKQFADIETYLLRDSEQSERMRQGLQAQRIRMMSGLRLASPRGNTMASNPLSQANIRPPGIPGSMPQAGTPAFYSNNMQVHPQMAFLQQQMQQQQQKQQQQQQMQLQQQQQQMQLQQQQQRQAFLQQQQQQMQQQQQQLQQQQQRQLQMLSFGGRLPLSAMNAPSTSAAPNVMFDNPDMPGPSNQG